Genomic DNA from Cloeon dipterum chromosome 3, ieCloDipt1.1, whole genome shotgun sequence:
GTTCATCAAGCAGTAGACACAAGTGACGAGGGGCACAGCAATGCAAATACTGCGCAGAATGTTCTTCTCTGGCCTCTTCACTTCCTCAGTAACAGTTGTTACCATTGACCTGCATTGGACTCTTatcatttctttatttgatttttcgtgGTTACGTACCATCCATCATAAGCCCAAAGACCAGCGTAAAACGCCAGAGCAATGTTCTTTACTGATGGTGCCTCTCCAGAGAATGGTTCTTTCAGGTTTTCAGTCTTGcctgaaatatgaaattatttacatgAAACGCAAGATTATTAGCCAAATCTATGCTGCCGCCGAGTGATATGCGCGCACAGATATGAGAAGGAGACGCGTGGCgagaaaaatctaaatggTGCAGCATTGAAATTGAACTCATGAATAAAACAATGAGAATCAACATTGCGATTTAACGTTTGTCATGGCATCACCTTGCAGTAAAATACCACGAACCAAAGTGTGCTGTCAATATGCAATACGCGTCTCCCGCTCTTGTTATATATATTGGCCACTAACTTATTGGCAAGTTCACTAGTTTTCTCTAACCTTGGCCAAGGCTAATCAAGCCTCCAATAATGATGGCAAAGCAGACCGCCAGTTTGCTGAACGTGAACAGCTTTTGCATCGTATTGTAAAGCTTCACGCTCACGATGTTGATGGTGGTAATAATAACTgcgaaaaattacaaattagatttcagaatttaacattttctcatttttacttAATCCAATCATGGCGACTCCTTTAGTGATGTAATACTTTTGGTCTTCAGTCAAGTCTTGTCCATAGGCTTCTTCAAACGGTTGGAATGTGTACTGAGCGAAAACGAGAATGATAATGGTTGCTTCAGCAGGTCGCAGACCCATAACGAACACCCATGCGTACACAAAACTGGGCAATGGTCCGAAGAATTTGTGCCTGTTGCCGAACGCCTCTTGGAAGTAAACATATTCTGCTCCAGAGCGAGGGACAACCCCACCCAACTCGGCGAAGGCCAATGCACCTGGAAAAaagggtttaaattaaaaatcgaaagcTCCATTCCTATAcaatattttaggaaattcTTGTACAAGAATCtttgagaataaatttttttttaaattggaacaCAACTGagattttaaaagcaagtcATTCAAGAGTGAGCCTAGCtatagtaaattattttcttaccGTCAATGCGGAAACAATtactttgttttatttttcgttgcCATTAAAAACGATGGTGGCAAAATGCGTTAAGTctctttaaattgatttttattttaagagaaaGAAAGTTGACGCATAAACTCTGTTTCTAGATTTCTAGTTGGATGAATtgtttatgtaaaattaacaCTTGCCTAGCATTGAGATGAGACCGCTCACGGCCCAAATGACTAGGGCGAGTCCTACTGAGCCAGCGCGATGAAAAGCAGCCGTAGGGGAAACAAAGATTCCAGATCCTGCAAttagaaaaaactttttacatatatatttctttgCTCTTGCAGGGTTAGGTAACCGTGAAGCTCATACTTTTGACTGATGATTACGCTCAAAAAGTATGATAACTAGAGTGGTAAGAacaattatttctgaaaattttgtataacaaataaattatcttttttaactgcatcttatcataattttaactaatatattttttggttattcttgttattattatattaaatatattatggaCTAAGAAACAGGTGGTAGGGCATACCTACCTACATAAAAAGCAAGctatttttaagattatttaaaaatgaattatttaactaCCTCAACACTTAAAATACAAccaatgtttttaaaattttgaatatttttttctttaattaaaaaatgtggcaggaagttgcttaaaaaataaatgagataTTTAATTCGATTATTGCGCAACTTCATTCAACACAATTAAGAACGTGACTTTAAAAATGACGTCGCATGTACTTGACCAAACTTTCACTGCGCAAAAATCTAAAGCGCAAGATTGACCGAATAATTAACCTGATTTAACGGCAGAGCGCGGAAAcaaattagtgaaaaattcCTGAACTGACCAATCATGACCCCGACGATCAGACTGCTGGCGCTGATCAGCCCAAGTTCACGCTTAAGTTTGATTCCggtgccaccgccgccgccgccgccattcTCCTTGCCGGTCTCTTGGAGAGCCACCCCATTCTCAATGGTTATGGGTTCTTGAGTGTCTGCCACCATGGCGGAGCCTGCAAATACCAAGGTGATGGTTAGTGCTCGCGGTCTAGCTCACGACTGATCAAAAAGCCTTTGTGTTTCCCGTTCATGAATAATATCTTTTcagaaagtttttatttaaattggtgtTATCACCACTGTCGgtgtcattaattttgaaataatgtttttttaatgaatctTGTTAGAGAATAACAATTGCTTCAAAGTCATACCGTAACAACACCAATTAacccaaaaattaaactgaaatgATCAAACCAATCGACCCTACGTTATCATAGCATGCTAATAAGTAATATGAATAATGCTAGAAGAGTAATTAATacattaagataaaaataatgaagcgATCGATTTTCTGATTTACCGCTTTATGGAAATTGCTGTCAAATTTTGGTTGTCCCTTGCGTATTGGACAACGAGTTAAGGTTCACTTTGGTTAGTAAATTGAAAGTACCATTAAGAAGTGTTCGTTTACATGTAATgccctaaatttattttccaaaagcaCCAGTATTACACTGATACTGAAATACGTTTTCACCGAAATGTCAAATGTCTCTTGCTCTTTTCGATACTCGCATCATCTCTCTTATTGCTCCTAACGAGGGAAAATTATCTTTAACCCCACCGCACGCACTAGAGTGTCCATTGGAGTTATTTTTGGTCCCGAGTTTACcttttcctgaaattttttccagaattcGGGTCCGGTCCcgagaaaattttcttattctttCGGGAAAACCCGAATCTTCAAAGCCACTTCCTGAGAAATCCCGGCTCGGTTGACGTCATTCCATGCAAAtgtctcaaaaattttaatttggagatgtcaaatttaaaataaaaaacataacCGGTTTTCTCTTGCTCTGTACTGCGCACTAGGTAAGCATCTCgcacacaaaatgaaaaaaatatatttgttcacCAATTCTTCCCTGGTTCCCTTACCTCGTGCATGTTACCAAATTTTACCATCGGGATTCCTGTCCTGATGAAAAATACCGGATCCCGGCTCGTTTCTCGCAAAGCCGCTTATATTTCTGCTCGGGATCCGGGAAATTACCCCAATATATCCCAAACTGGTGGACGCTCTAGCACGCACTGATTCAGATAGCTAAATTAGCCCATTTAAGGTATGAAAAACTTAGCAGAGGAGAACCTTATCCAATTAACTTGGAGGAGTTAAATTGCAAAGCAGCACTTACCTTTAGTAATAAGTTAGTCGTTTTTGACAGAGTTCTGCGGTGTTCCACGGCGATCTGCTGTAGCAGTTGAACTGGCGAAGCTTTTTTATGCATTCAGGGGCTGGCAGTGGAGTGGGGCTATATAGCAAACAGCTAGGGAATAACAAAAAGGAAACAGGGGCCTGTTgccttttttctttgtttgtaCCCGTCCCTGTGGTGAGCATCTATGCACTGACTTAGACGgcgcataataataatatatttgcagGCTGCCCTTATTTATAGTAGTTGAGCAGAGTACATTGTTATCTGCTAtctgaaatgcgaaaaaagcACAAGCAGGGGAATAATCTCAGAGAATTCCTCATTATATAAACGCGGCTTGAAGCGGTATCGATTATTCTTATTATTGCTCAGCTGCATCAACACTTTATTCCTCTCCAGGGTTGATCATTATATATGGCAGGCCCTATGCGATAAATTAATAGCAAACACGGTGGCTGATATTTGTCGTTGGCGTGGGGCGCGTGGACAATCTTATCGATCGTAGTGAATTTGCCTCAAAACTTCCTCGAATTATTATGAACATAAAGCACGAATTTCGCAACACCGCCATTGTGGAGCATTTTCCCGACAGAAAAATTGTATGGATGATATTCTTGCTGTTCTTTCCATTTAATCGATCACTAGCCAAAGAGTTAATTAAAGATTAAagtcttgaaataatttttctttctgtcGATATTCTAGAATACATTTTCGAACTAACTACAATAAGAAATTGATAGGCTGCACGTCGACAACAGATATTAATCATAATAGTTGTAGCAAACATGAAGTTTTCAAGttaatgaaatgtaatttaggattttataaaaactcaACATCGTATTAACTGAATGAAATAAGTTAACAATCTAACATTCGTTGTGCCAATTCTAATGCTAACTTAATGTTAACTAATTTTATACTCAGGTTTAGTCATTTTTCAGCAAGAAACCGTTCATGGTTATATTTACAGTTATTTGTATCACAGTACTATCAATTGACTGCGATTAAAGTTTAATAACGCGTGTCACAGTGGGTAAAATAAACTAAGCTATTAGAGTTTCACAAAAGAACACCTTGTTTTGGAAAACCTTTGCAAAATCGAATAAAACTTTCccaaaattgctttaaaaaggTATCATCAAAACCATGGACGTAACGCGGGttagtgaaaaattaacttattagCTAGGCACCCAAATTAGTCTCTTCTTGCATTCGCACGGTCAATGAGTATATTATGAGCCAAGCATGCAGGCAATGCTTTTACTTTGGATTTTAGTGTcgttaatttgaatataaaggACATGCCTAAACCTTTGCTGACCCCTAGTAGAGTTATTACCTCGTTTCATTTCTGCCCTATTGAAGAATTAGATTGCCACCGGTCAACACCAGTTCACTTTCCCAAGCAGCATGCAGCACTTCCTCTCGCTGCCCAAGTTCAGCAATAACTtcacgcattttattttcttaccaTTGGCTCTCCATCCCTCGTGTTTTGATTGTTTTCACGAATAAATAAGTGCTGAACGATATGTTTTTGTAGAGATTGACTAAGAGTCTTGTGTGTTTCAATACCACATTGTTAAATACTTGAAAATTCCTTTGAGTTCCAACTTTTGGGGACTTGCGTGATCAAACTCATAGTGGCATTTTAATAGAGATTAAAGCCATTATGTAAAGCAAACAACTAGTATTTGTGCAAAtccataattatatttatttatttaattacacatAATAGATCAAAAATTACTTAGTTACAAAacttacgattttttttaggcGACGCTAACCTCTAAAATACCGACCATTTTTCACTAATATGCTTCTCTAGattcaaagtattttttttattttcgctttAAAATGGACAGTTCCTTTCTTCGGCAATCATATAtcgttattttttcagtttaaatattCTATCAATATATATTGGTACAGCTCAAACTAAAAAGTTTGAAGCCAGGGGgcaattatcattattttaattggtttatcATTGACTTTTACGTTGTATTTTTACTTGacttcatgaaaaaataatatttttttgaaatttagatgaGCTACTTGTTCTGCCTGTTTGACTAAAGACCGCAATAAGCATATTATTTGTCATATGAACAAAAACGTTATGAGCAAGCCAAGTTTCTGAATTCTGtgctttgaatattaaaaggcACAATTATTACTGGAAGTGCACTTAAAGCAAATTTCGTTACTAACTCTACcaaaaagtacaaaatatatacttttatCTATGGCAAggttatttgtaaaaatgctaacaaaatctttcaaatttcgAGTCAGTTAAAAACTAATCCTCTAGGACACACATCATGTTAAGCGATCCTGGAGGTAGTAGTTTAATGTTACTAAAATACGGTTTTCTGAGAAGTGACATGTTAAAGATGTAGCACCATAGAGACCATGCGTAACAGGTATTCGGACTGAAGGcgttatattttataaataatgatataCTTAGGAATGTTATTGCACAAAGACTTGACGCTAAGAGCACTATCAGTTAACGTCCGACAGACTTAAACAAATACACTAACGATAAATAactacaaaaaaaatgcaaaagtgcTTTTTCAATGAGCAAACcaaatcatctgattttgttttaacacCGTTAGTGAAACTGTATTGTCAAAACTGGCCCTGATtagttttacaaatttataagACCAAAAAGGCATTCATTAAAATCTTACTATATCACAACCGACATGATTTTGTTCCAGAAGACGCCAGCATCATGTCAGACCTCCGTCTTACTGCATTGACTACAATTGctgtggaaaatattaaaagtgtGAAAATGCAATTACAGATTTTAAAGCATAGCCAAACCTTAATCGTTGCTTCAGCTGTTCATTCTCTAATGTTGTTTGGTCCAAAGCTTCTTTCATAGTGTGTAGCATTAACTCCTTCTCAACTAACTCGAGGCGAGCTTGCTGCAAAGTGTCCATCAACGCTTCAAGAGCAGCCTGAgggaaattgttttatatacGAATTTACAAGCCTCAAAattatcaagaaaataaatattcaaagtaatttgttttcaaggaaaaattacaataaattcattaaaaattgttgcccAAAATTATGGCTAGTGATAATGAATGATGAAAAtgcataacattttttttataaattgtcaCTATTTCTCGAGTTCAATTTATAGATAATGGGATTATAGGACATTAACtccatcaaaaattatttagattttatgaAACGCACTCTTGACTCATCCATTCCATCAGCAGCTGTTGGAGGTTCGTCAAGGCAAAAAAACTCTCTCAATGCCATGCTAAGTTGCAACTGCTCTTTCTTGAACATGCAATCTATGAACTCCTGAAGGCCCATGGTCCTCTCCTGGATGAATCTGGGGTTGAAATTATCGCCAAACCAGCGTTTTCTAGGTAACGGTAGCTCAACATCAGGAAAGTCAGTCTTTAACTGAAATGTAAGAAAggtattcaaaatttgaggtCAGCCAAAATAAGAATCGCGTTACTCTGTTATAAAGGCGCACAAAATCGGTGTACCTCCTGAAAACAAACCAGCACTCGCCAGTTGCCAAGTTATCTATCCTCAGCTTGTACACCTGTGGTGTGGAGCGggacaaatttcaaatattagcTTCTTGCAAATTTTCGACTGCACAAACTTACAGTGAACCTAGCCCGTTCTTCCATCACTTCATGGCCGATTATGGGACATCTGTAGTTTGACAGCATTGTGAAACTGTCATTTGTATTGCTAACGATTCCCCGAAATCTGTGAGGTTAGATTGAGAGGTTGGctaatacattaaaaataagaaaaaggtcaaaatttaaaaattcaagcttGAAATTTGTTGAGCCATTTTTATATTGCGCCAGcagagtttgaaaatttcacgaaatcatgaaatttctattaaaaattagaaaattgaagTAAAACTAGAAGAAATTTCATCCTTTTTCTTGGAAATGCAcaggttaaataaatattttatttaaataagttttgattaataaattttgcagttcatcaacaaaaaactcattttcgcatattcaaaaaatagttcaatGCCAACAACTGGTTGAAGCTAattaagctattttttaattttaatatttcatgaaagtAAGTTCTAAAAAACAAAGGCTGTAAGCtgcataacattttttagagTAGGTTAGGACTGTTACTCAGCAAATTTACAAGCCATCATGTCTTTGTTATGGTTCTCTctattatgttaaattaataacaacaaCTATAATGAGACAGTTAGACATACAGATATTAGGGCAAgagtacaaaaaataaagaaacagCTACACAAGAAGAGGAgacctcaaatttaaattatgttggGACTCGCGCTTTCCGCTCACTTTTAACTTCTCGGTCAGATGGGAAAGAATCAATGACCCTATCCTACCATGAAGGGCGAGTTAGTCAAAAACAGAGTcctcaacaatttaaaattaagtatctaatttaaatttaagcaaccAAACACGTTCTCATTTTAATGACAAAACCTTTGTTGATAGATTAGATGTAGTTTAATTGATGGAAgcctaattgaaaaaattgaaaaggaaaatactgTGCTTTTAACCAATGGGcgaatgtttaaattaaaaacacatgacatcttaaaaacaatattacaACAGTAGATATGAATAGCATTGCTTTCTTATCCAAATCACCTGATGGTCGGCGACGGCGTTCTGCTGTCACATGCCTCAGCACCCGCACCAGCATTGTCCTCCTCCTTGCTGGCAGCGTGTAGCCCCGAGATTGAGGCACTCAATGGGGTGGCCGTGGACGGCTCAGAGGTGGAGGAACTTCTGCTGCTCGTGCTCGCCATGATCAAAGGCATCCGACCCCTCAATTTATAATCATATCAGATGACGAATGGTCAGTATCGCTTTGCTAAAGCTGCTGTGGCACACGTCACGAAGATCATCTTGACAGCGCAGACTTGACGGGGACGAGAAACAGCAGTGACACACTCCACTCTGACGACTTTCTATTCCTCTGAAATGCGAAACGGGGTGTAACTGTAACGCAATCGTTTTGGCTTCGACTTCATTAGTCGCTTCTATGGTTTCTTATTTACCTTGCGGTTGTTTTTCCTCCTGTTATTTCCGACAAATTGGTATTGCTGTGCTCTCGGGGTTTGTTTTCGTAGATGATATAACCACACACACAAATATCAACTACATACACACGACACGATACACGATCGCAAGTTCCTCAATCAAAAAATCCCAAACCCAGAGCTTAGACTGAGACTGAGAAGGAGCGCACCATGCGGCAACTACGGAGAACTGCGTGCAATTTGAAGGTGATGAGCGCGCGTACTCAAATTACACAgagattttaagatttttttcgaatttttgtcCCATTCGAGCAGAGTGTAATTATGAAACAAGATCAAGTTCTTTGGAATTTAAGTAGTAAAAGATTATTAACTGAAATTAGACTAAATTACTTAACGTGCCGAATCAAAATGAtagaaaaatacgaaaaatatatttaattttgtattatttagaGTACAATAATTAACTCTTTGGCCGCCAGAAATCAAGCAAGAGGGTCGCATTGATATGACTTTTTATAGTATCGAGGCAATGCGAgatatttaaacatttctgGGAGTATTATATTTCTGGCTGCCCagtgtcagagatggcaaatcaactaacttgaaataattttcaaatatagctcgac
This window encodes:
- the LOC135940285 gene encoding b(0,+)-type amino acid transporter 1-like; its protein translation is MVADTQEPITIENGVALQETGKENGGGGGGGTGIKLKRELGLISASSLIVGVMIGSGIFVSPTAAFHRAGSVGLALVIWAVSGLISMLGALAFAELGGVVPRSGAEYVYFQEAFGNRHKFFGPLPSFVYAWVFVMGLRPAEATIIILVFAQYTFQPFEEAYGQDLTEDQKYYITKGVAMIGLIIITTINIVSVKLYNTMQKLFTFSKLAVCFAIIIGGLISLGQGKTENLKEPFSGEAPSVKNIALAFYAGLWAYDGWSMVTTVTEEVKRPEKNILRSICIAVPLVTCVYCLMNLSYMTVLSANEMVNAPAVAVLFAERIFGSMKLIAPIGVAISTIGCALSMQFGVSRLCYVAAKNGQMLSVLSYIHRERLTPIPAVILQGIISCIFILSGDVANLIDFASFLIWIFYGGAMIALVVLRKSHADIARPYKVPIVIPYLVLAVAIFLAVVPIATDPNPKYLVALGFIITGFLVYIPFVYYKVHLSCVDTVTDFIQRKLNVVPTDDSEEEEK
- the Snx16 gene encoding sorting nexin-16, whose translation is MPLIMASTSSRSSSTSEPSTATPLSASISGLHAASKEEDNAGAGAEACDSRTPSPTIRFRGIVSNTNDSFTMLSNYRCPIIGHEVMEERARFTVYKLRIDNLATGECWFVFRRYTDFVRLYNRLKTDFPDVELPLPRKRWFGDNFNPRFIQERTMGLQEFIDCMFKKEQLQLSMALREFFCLDEPPTAADGMDESRAALEALMDTLQQARLELVEKELMLHTMKEALDQTTLENEQLKQRLSNCSQCSKTEV